The following coding sequences lie in one Ictalurus punctatus breed USDA103 chromosome 16, Coco_2.0, whole genome shotgun sequence genomic window:
- the slc5a1 gene encoding sodium/glucose cotransporter 1, producing the protein MTWDYFSFSMVRSGQKNETFIAINNPADISVIVIYFIVVLAVGIWAMVRTNRSTVGGFFLAGRSMVWWPIGASLFASNIGSGHFVGLAGTGAAAGIAIGGFEWNALVVVLILGWIFVPIYIKAGVVTMPEYLKKRFGGHRIRIYLSVLSLFLYIFTKISADMFSGAIFINQALKMNIYLAVVMLLVITALYTVTGGLAAVIYTDTLQTIIMVVGSFILMGFAFDKVGGYEGLQEKYMQAIPSNVGNYSAACYSPRDDSFHIFRDPLTGDMPWPGLIFGLTIQAAWYWCTDQVIVQRCLSAKNMSHVKAGCILCGYLKLLPMFLMVFPGMISRVLYPDEVACVVPELCKEYCDTEVGCSNIAYPKLVVDLMPNGLRGLMLSVMLASLMSSLTSIFNSASTLFTMDIYAKVRQKASEKELMIAGRLFILVLIGISIAWIPIVQTAQSGQLFDYIQSITSYLAPPIAAVFTLAIFCKRVNEPGAFYGMLIGLAIGLTRMFAEFVYGTGSCANPSDCPTIICGVHYLYFGLILYAVSLVLVLCISLMTKPIDDKHLYRLCWSLRNNTEERVDLDADDWNEDQYDSNMDVDEPMEDPGFCRKAYNWFCGFDQTKAPKLSKEEEAELQRQLTDTSEQPLWRNVVNANAIILLCVCVFFHGFFG; encoded by the exons ATGACCTGGGATTATTTCAGCTTCTCCATGGTCCGCAGCGGCCAGAAGAACGAGACGTTCATCGCCATCAACAACCCGGCGGATATTTCCGTCATCGTCATCTACTTCATAGTGGTCCTGGCTGTCGGAATATGG GCCATGGTGAGGACGAATCGCTCCACGGTCGGTGGATTCTTCCTGGCTGGACGTAGCATGGTGTGGTGGCCG ATTGGAGCCTCTCTGTTTGCCAGTAACATCGGCAGCGGGCATTTCGTGGGTCTGGCAGGAACCGGGGCCGCTGCGGGAATCGCCATCGGAGGATTTGAATGGAAT GCTCTTGTTGTAGTACTCATTCTAGGATGGATCTTCGTCCCTATCTACATCAAGGCAGGG GTGGTGACCATGCCCGAGTATCTGAAGAAGCGTTTCGGAGGTCACCGTATCCGAATCTATCTCTCCGTTCTCTCGCTGTTCCTCTACATCTTCACTAAGATCTCT GCGGACATGTTCTCTGGAGCCATCTTCATTAACCAGGCTTTGAAAATGAACATCTACTTGGCTGTTGTCATGCTGTTGGTCATCACAGCCCTCTACACCGTCACAG gTGGTCTCGCTGCAGTTatttacacagacacactgcagaCCATCATCATGGTGGTGGGATCCTTCATCCTCATGGGCTTCG cGTTTGATAAGGTGGGAGGATACGAGGGTCTGCAGGAGAAGTACATGCAGGCCATTCCCTCCAACGTGGGGAACTACAGCGCGGCGTGTTACTCTCCTCGTGATGACTCCTTCCACATCTTCAGAGATCCGCTGACCGGGGACATGCCCTGGCCCGGTCTCATCTTCGGCCTCACCATCCAGGCAGCATGGTACTGGTGCACGGACCAG GTGATCGTCCAGCGCTGTCTCTCCGCTAAGAACATGTCCCACGTGAAGGCCGGCTGCATCCTGTGTGGCTACCTCAAACTCCTGCCCATGTTCCTCATGGTGTTCCCTGGGATGATCAGCAGAGTGCTCtacccag ACGAGGTGGCGTGCGTGGTTCCTGAGTTATGTAAAGAGTACTGCGACACCGAGGTGGGCTGCAGCAACATCGCCTATCCCAAACTGGTGGTGGATCTCATGCCTAACG gtctcaGGGGTCTCATGCTGTCTGTCATGCTGGCGTCTCTGATGAGCTCACTCACCTCCATCTTTAACAGCGCCAGCACACTCTTCACCATGGACATCTACGCCAAAGTCCGCCAAAAAGCCTCCGAGAAGGAGCTCATGATCGCTggcag ATTGTTCATCTTGGTCCTGATCGGCATCAGCATCGCGTGGATTCCCATCGTCCAGACGGCTCAGAGCGGACAGCTCTTCGACTACATCCAGTCTATAACCAGTTACTTAGCTCCGCCCATCGCCGCCGTCTTCACACTCGCCATTTTCTGCAAGAGAGTTAACGAGCCG GGTGCGTTTTACGGCATGCTGATCGGTCTGGCCATCGGTCTCACGCGGATGTTCGCGGAGTTTGTGTACGGAACAGGAAGCTGTGCGAACCCCAGCGACTGTCCCACCATCATCTGCGGCGTGCACTACCTCTACTTCGGCCTGATCCTGTACGCGGTGTCCCTCGTGCTGGTGCTGTGTATCTCACTCATGACCAAACCCATCGACGACAAGCAT CTGTACAGGTTGTGTTGGAGTTTACGGAACAATACGGAAGAGCGGGTCGACCTGGATGCCGATGACTGGAACGAGGACCAGTACGACAGCAACATGGACGTGGACG AACCCATGGAAGATCCCGGGTTCTGTAGAAAGGCCTACAACTGGTTCTGCGGCTTCGATCAGACCAAAGCACCGAAGCTTTCCAAAGAGGAGGAGGCCGAGCTGCAGAGGCAGCTCACGGACACGTCCGAGCAGCCGCTGTGGAGGAACGTAGTGAACGCCAATGCCATCatcctcctgtgtgtgtgcgtcttcTTCCACGGCTTCTTCGGCTAA